From the Streptomyces syringium genome, one window contains:
- a CDS encoding LacI family DNA-binding transcriptional regulator has protein sequence MKDVAARAGVGLKTVSRVVNGEPGVTPDTERRVQDAITALGFRRNDGARTLRKGRTASIGLVLEDLADPFYAPLNRAVEEVARAHGALLISGSSAEDPDRERELALALCARRVDGLIIIPAGHDHRYLEPEIAAGVATVFVDRPAGLIDADVVLSDSFGGARDGVAHLIAHGHRRIGFIGDQPGIHTATERLRGYRAAMAAAGLPADDAWVSLGPTAPERVRTEAVRMLAGPRPVTALFAGNNRVTATVVRVIAGRPRPVALVGFDDLELADLLSPGLTVIAQDAVRLGRTAAERLFRRLDGVEEPPRRVELPTRLVVRGSGELPPAEG, from the coding sequence ATGAAGGACGTGGCGGCCCGCGCCGGGGTGGGGCTGAAGACCGTCTCGCGGGTCGTGAACGGCGAGCCCGGCGTCACCCCCGACACCGAGCGGCGGGTCCAGGACGCGATCACCGCGCTCGGCTTCCGCCGCAACGACGGCGCCCGCACCCTGCGCAAGGGCCGCACCGCCTCCATCGGCCTCGTCCTGGAGGACCTCGCCGACCCCTTCTACGCACCGCTCAACCGCGCCGTCGAGGAGGTCGCCCGCGCCCATGGCGCGCTGCTCATCAGCGGCTCCAGCGCCGAGGACCCCGACCGCGAGCGCGAGCTGGCCCTCGCCCTCTGCGCCCGCAGGGTCGACGGCCTGATCATCATCCCGGCCGGCCATGACCACCGGTATCTCGAACCGGAGATCGCGGCGGGCGTCGCGACCGTGTTCGTCGACCGTCCAGCCGGGCTGATAGACGCCGACGTGGTGCTCTCGGACAGCTTCGGCGGCGCCCGCGACGGGGTCGCCCACCTCATCGCCCACGGCCACCGCCGCATCGGCTTCATCGGCGACCAGCCGGGCATCCACACCGCCACCGAGCGGCTGCGCGGCTACCGGGCCGCGATGGCGGCCGCCGGGCTCCCCGCCGACGACGCCTGGGTGTCGCTCGGCCCCACCGCCCCCGAGCGGGTACGGACCGAAGCGGTCCGGATGCTCGCGGGCCCCCGGCCGGTCACCGCCCTGTTCGCCGGGAACAACCGGGTGACGGCCACCGTCGTCCGCGTCATAGCCGGCCGGCCCCGTCCCGTCGCACTCGTCGGCTTCGACGACCTCGAACTGGCCGACCTGCTCTCCCCCGGACTCACCGTGATCGCCCAGGACGCCGTGCGCCTCGGCCGGACGGCCGCCGAGCGGCTGTTCCGACGGCTGGACGGAGTCGAGGAACCACCGCGGCGCGTGGAGCTGCCGACCCGCCTCGTCGTGCGGGGCTCGGGCGAACTCCCGCCCGCCGAAGGCTGA
- a CDS encoding ROK family protein, giving the protein MRTASDDLVAALDIGGTKIAGALVDGRGRLLVRARQPTPATEDGATVMGAVAQVLGELLRSPHWPRVRAVGIGSAGPVDASTGTVSPVNVPGWRHFPLVAEVAGLVGGRPVVLVGDGVAMTAAEHWQGAARGRANALCMVVSTGVGGGLVLGGRLHTGPTGNAGHIGHISVDFDGDPCPCGARGCVERIASGPNIARRALDAGWRPGPDGDRSAAAVAAAAGAGDPVALASFARAAQALAAGIAATATLVEIEVAVIGGGVAGAGEVLFAPLRERLRDYATLSFASSVEVLPARLGSDAGLVGAAAAAAGHLDLWEGAAGSRAAGTGPTA; this is encoded by the coding sequence ATGCGCACCGCTTCCGACGACCTCGTCGCCGCCCTCGACATCGGCGGCACCAAGATCGCCGGTGCGCTCGTGGACGGCCGGGGACGGCTGCTCGTGCGTGCGCGGCAGCCGACGCCCGCGACGGAGGACGGTGCGACGGTGATGGGTGCGGTGGCACAGGTGCTCGGCGAGCTCCTGCGGAGCCCGCACTGGCCGCGCGTCCGGGCCGTGGGCATCGGCAGCGCGGGGCCCGTCGACGCCTCCACGGGCACGGTCAGTCCGGTCAATGTGCCCGGCTGGCGTCACTTCCCGCTGGTCGCCGAGGTGGCGGGGCTGGTCGGCGGGCGGCCGGTGGTCCTCGTCGGCGACGGGGTCGCGATGACCGCCGCGGAGCACTGGCAGGGCGCGGCCCGGGGACGGGCCAACGCGCTGTGCATGGTGGTGTCCACCGGCGTGGGTGGTGGCCTGGTCCTGGGGGGCCGACTCCACACCGGTCCCACGGGCAATGCGGGCCACATCGGGCACATCAGTGTCGACTTCGACGGTGACCCGTGCCCGTGCGGTGCCCGCGGCTGCGTCGAACGCATCGCCAGTGGCCCCAACATCGCCCGCCGGGCGCTGGACGCCGGCTGGCGTCCGGGGCCGGACGGTGACCGCAGTGCCGCGGCCGTCGCCGCGGCCGCCGGAGCCGGCGATCCCGTCGCGCTCGCCTCCTTCGCCCGCGCGGCGCAGGCGCTGGCCGCGGGCATCGCCGCGACCGCGACGCTCGTCGAGATCGAGGTCGCCGTCATAGGCGGCGGCGTCGCCGGAGCGGGCGAGGTGCTCTTCGCCCCACTGCGGGAACGCCTGCGCGACTACGCCACGTTGTCCTTCGCGTCCTCGGTGGAGGTGCTCCCCGCCCGGCTCGGTTCGGACGCGGGTCTCGTCGGGGCGGCAGCGGCGGCGGCCGGGCACCTGGATCTGTGGGAGGGGGCGGCGGGGAGCCGGGCCGCCGGGACGGGCCCCACCGCATAG
- a CDS encoding NUDIX hydrolase encodes MIVWLNGAFSGGKTSTARELIELIPDSTLFDPEVIGGALQYLLPPKRLGEVGDFQDLPIWRRLVADTAAALLAEVGGVLVVPMTLLRQDYRDEIFGALASRRIRVRHVLLTADETILRARIAGREEYKDDPERSESVRQWARDHIAPYREALSWLEADAFAVDTGALTPREVAERVAEAVRTGAADTCPIVQTPQPKAETLAAGVLLFDEEDRVLLVDPTYKPGWEFPGGVVEPGEAPARAGMREVAEEIGIELATVPRLLVVDWEPPKPPGFGGLRFLFDGGRLTGADARRLLLPGAELRGWRFVTEDEAASLLPPVRLSRLRWALRAREQGRPLNLEAGVPVG; translated from the coding sequence GTGATCGTCTGGCTGAACGGTGCGTTCAGTGGGGGAAAGACCAGCACGGCCAGGGAGCTGATCGAGCTGATCCCGGACAGCACCCTCTTCGACCCCGAGGTCATCGGCGGAGCACTGCAGTATCTGCTCCCGCCGAAGCGGCTGGGCGAGGTCGGCGACTTCCAGGACCTGCCGATCTGGCGGCGGTTGGTCGCGGACACGGCGGCGGCACTGCTCGCGGAGGTCGGCGGGGTGCTGGTGGTGCCCATGACGCTGCTGCGACAGGACTACCGGGACGAGATCTTCGGAGCGCTCGCTTCCCGGCGGATCCGGGTGCGCCATGTGCTGCTGACCGCAGACGAAACGATACTCCGGGCCCGGATAGCGGGCCGCGAGGAGTACAAGGACGACCCGGAGCGCAGCGAGTCCGTCCGCCAGTGGGCCCGGGACCACATCGCCCCCTACCGCGAGGCGCTGTCCTGGCTGGAAGCCGACGCGTTCGCCGTCGACACGGGCGCGCTGACGCCGCGCGAGGTGGCCGAGCGGGTCGCGGAGGCCGTCCGCACCGGAGCCGCGGACACCTGCCCGATCGTCCAGACCCCGCAGCCGAAGGCCGAGACGCTGGCCGCGGGGGTGCTGCTCTTCGACGAGGAGGACCGGGTCCTGCTCGTCGACCCCACCTACAAGCCCGGCTGGGAGTTCCCCGGCGGGGTCGTCGAACCGGGGGAGGCGCCCGCCCGCGCCGGCATGCGCGAGGTCGCCGAGGAGATCGGCATCGAACTCGCCACGGTGCCACGGCTGCTGGTCGTCGACTGGGAGCCGCCGAAACCGCCCGGCTTCGGCGGGCTGCGGTTCCTCTTCGACGGCGGCCGGCTGACCGGGGCCGACGCCCGCCGGCTGCTGCTGCCCGGCGCCGAACTGCGCGGCTGGCGCTTCGTCACCGAGGACGAGGCGGCGTCCCTGCTGCCACCGGTCCGGCTGAGCAGACTGCGCTGGGCGCTGCGCGCCCGCGAGCAGGGACGTCCGCTCAACCTCGAAGCGGGTGTCCCGGTCGGGTGA
- a CDS encoding dipeptidase: protein MESSSTRQQAQAALAATVASLQPRALTELAELVAFKSVADEAQFPRSECEAAANWVAEALRADGFEDVALLDTPDGTQSVYGYLPGPAGAPTVLLYAHYDVQPPLDEASWVSPPFELTERDGRWYGRGAADCKGGLIMHLTALRALKANGGVPVHVKVIVEGSEEQGTGGLEQYAQAHPELLTADTIVIGDTGNFRVGLPTVTATLRGMTLVRVQVDTLEGNLHSGQFGGAAPDALAALIRVLDSLRAADGSTTVAGLETEAAASWDGLQYPEEEFRKDARVLDGVSLIGSGTVADRIWARPAVTVLGIDCPPVVGATPSVHAGARALVSLRVPPGTDAAEATRLLSAHLESAAPWGARISVEQVGQGQAFRADTTSPAYTSMAAAMRVAYPGEEMQTSGMGGSIPLCNTLAALYPKAEILLIGLSEPEAQIHAVNESVSPQELERLSLAEALFLVDYADSKR from the coding sequence ATGGAATCGTCCTCGACCCGCCAGCAGGCCCAGGCCGCGCTCGCGGCGACCGTCGCCTCGCTGCAGCCCCGCGCCCTGACAGAGCTGGCCGAGCTGGTGGCCTTCAAGTCCGTGGCGGACGAGGCGCAGTTCCCCAGGAGCGAGTGCGAGGCGGCCGCGAACTGGGTGGCCGAGGCGCTGCGGGCCGACGGCTTCGAGGATGTCGCCCTGCTCGACACCCCGGACGGCACCCAGTCCGTCTACGGTTACCTTCCCGGCCCGGCCGGTGCGCCGACCGTGCTGCTCTACGCCCACTACGACGTGCAGCCGCCGCTGGACGAGGCCTCGTGGGTCTCGCCGCCGTTCGAGCTGACCGAGCGGGACGGGCGCTGGTACGGGCGAGGCGCCGCCGACTGCAAGGGCGGTCTGATCATGCACCTGACCGCGCTGCGGGCGCTCAAGGCGAACGGCGGTGTGCCGGTCCATGTGAAGGTGATCGTCGAGGGCTCGGAGGAGCAGGGCACCGGGGGCCTGGAGCAGTACGCGCAGGCGCATCCGGAGCTGCTGACCGCCGACACCATCGTCATCGGTGACACCGGGAACTTCCGCGTCGGGCTGCCGACGGTGACCGCGACGCTGCGCGGTATGACGCTCGTCCGCGTCCAGGTGGACACCCTGGAAGGCAATCTGCACTCCGGGCAGTTCGGCGGAGCCGCGCCCGACGCGCTGGCCGCGCTGATCCGCGTGCTCGACTCGCTGCGCGCGGCGGACGGGTCCACGACGGTCGCCGGGCTGGAGACGGAGGCCGCGGCGAGCTGGGACGGTCTGCAGTACCCGGAGGAGGAGTTCCGCAAGGACGCCAGGGTGCTCGACGGTGTCTCCCTGATCGGTTCCGGCACCGTGGCCGACCGCATCTGGGCCCGCCCCGCCGTCACGGTGCTCGGCATCGACTGCCCGCCGGTCGTGGGCGCCACCCCGTCCGTGCACGCCGGGGCGCGGGCCCTGGTGAGCCTGCGGGTGCCGCCGGGCACGGACGCGGCGGAGGCAACGAGGCTGCTGAGCGCCCATCTGGAGTCGGCGGCCCCGTGGGGCGCCCGCATCTCGGTGGAGCAGGTCGGCCAGGGACAGGCGTTCCGCGCCGACACCACCAGCCCGGCCTACACCTCGATGGCCGCGGCGATGCGCGTCGCGTACCCGGGCGAGGAGATGCAGACCTCCGGCATGGGCGGCTCGATCCCGCTGTGCAACACCCTGGCCGCGCTCTACCCGAAGGCGGAGATCCTGCTGATCGGCCTGAGCGAGCCGGAGGCCCAGATCCACGCGGTCAACGAGAGCGTCTCGCCCCAGGAGCTGGAGCGGCTCTCCCTCGCCGAGGCCCTGTTCCTCGTCGACTACGCCGACAGCAAGCGCTGA
- a CDS encoding geranylgeranyl reductase family protein, which produces MSSDNAAQEAGRDVPGDGEPVWDVVVVGAGPAGASAAYAAASTGRKVLLLEKAELPRYKTCGGGIIGPSRDALPPGFELPLRDRVHAVTFSLNGKLTRTRRSKRMLFGLINRPEFDAGLVEVAKKAGAEVRTGVTVSRVEQHGSAVPDRRTVAIVLGDGRTLLARAVVGADGSAGRIGAHVGVKLDQVDLGLEAEIPVPATVAEDWAGRVHLDWGPIPGSYGWVFPKGDTLTVGVISARGEGAGTKRYLEDFIARLGLAGFEPSISSGHLTRCRSDDSPLSRGRVLVCGDAAGLLEPWTREGISFALRSGRLAGEWAVRIAEAQDAVDARRQALNYAFAIKAGLGVEMGVGRRMLTLFERRPGLIHAAVTGFRPAWHAFARVTRGTTTLAEIVRTHPVARRVLSAMDKP; this is translated from the coding sequence GTGAGCAGCGACAACGCGGCCCAGGAAGCGGGCCGGGACGTACCCGGGGACGGGGAGCCGGTATGGGACGTCGTGGTGGTGGGAGCGGGCCCCGCCGGAGCCTCGGCCGCCTATGCGGCGGCATCGACGGGCCGAAAGGTCCTGCTTCTGGAGAAGGCCGAACTCCCGCGCTACAAGACGTGCGGCGGTGGCATCATCGGCCCCTCGCGCGACGCGCTTCCCCCCGGCTTCGAACTTCCCCTGCGTGACCGGGTGCACGCCGTCACCTTCTCCCTCAACGGGAAGCTGACGCGCACCCGACGCTCCAAGCGGATGCTCTTCGGCCTCATCAACCGCCCCGAGTTCGACGCCGGTCTCGTCGAGGTCGCCAAGAAGGCGGGCGCCGAGGTACGCACCGGGGTGACCGTCTCGCGGGTCGAGCAGCACGGCTCGGCCGTGCCCGACCGGCGGACCGTCGCCATAGTGCTCGGCGACGGCCGGACCCTTCTGGCGCGCGCCGTCGTCGGCGCCGACGGCAGTGCCGGCCGGATAGGGGCACATGTCGGGGTGAAGCTCGACCAGGTGGATCTGGGCCTGGAGGCCGAGATCCCGGTGCCCGCGACGGTCGCCGAGGACTGGGCGGGCCGGGTGCACCTGGACTGGGGCCCGATCCCCGGCAGTTACGGCTGGGTCTTCCCCAAGGGGGACACCCTGACCGTCGGTGTGATCTCGGCGCGCGGCGAGGGCGCCGGCACCAAGCGCTATCTGGAGGACTTCATCGCGCGGCTCGGCCTCGCGGGCTTCGAGCCGAGCATCTCCTCCGGCCATCTGACGCGCTGCCGGTCCGACGACTCCCCGCTCTCCCGGGGCCGGGTGCTCGTCTGCGGTGACGCGGCGGGACTGCTGGAGCCCTGGACCCGTGAGGGCATCTCCTTCGCCCTGCGCTCGGGGCGCCTGGCGGGGGAGTGGGCCGTCCGGATCGCCGAGGCGCAGGACGCGGTGGACGCCCGCCGCCAGGCCTTGAACTACGCCTTCGCCATCAAGGCCGGACTCGGCGTGGAGATGGGCGTCGGGCGCCGCATGCTCACCCTCTTCGAGCGCCGCCCCGGGCTGATCCACGCGGCGGTCACGGGCTTCCGCCCGGCCTGGCACGCGTTCGCAAGGGTCACCCGCGGTACGACGACACTGGCCGAGATCGTGCGGACGCACCCGGTGGCGCGGCGGGTGCTGTCCGCGATGGACAAGCCGTAG
- a CDS encoding DUF2797 domain-containing protein, with translation MSPTGDSWQCAGVRWSPSGPALAWLHPVHGARTSPLPPGRALAFTTGSWRACVGVRRGGRHTACPLGAEVPATAVSAQCPECARLDRSHSVAADTAMDDPRPYDVYLAWFGPGVIKVGITAAEREGVRLLEQAALSYALLGRGPLMAARRAEAVLGAALDVPDRFPYAAKRAARHPLPPQAARTAELAALHERARALDGLPDSLAVREFAPVHHDEAFHLDRLRPGHGFVELSPGRTISGRVTAVAGPDLYLDATDGRPLLVDTRQLAGWPLAAAAPGAETTATVRPPEVAGPEALF, from the coding sequence GTGAGCCCGACGGGTGACAGCTGGCAGTGCGCCGGGGTGCGGTGGAGCCCCTCCGGGCCGGCGCTGGCCTGGTTGCATCCGGTGCACGGCGCCCGCACCTCGCCCTTGCCCCCGGGGCGGGCGCTGGCCTTCACGACGGGGTCGTGGCGGGCTTGCGTCGGGGTGCGCAGAGGCGGCCGGCACACCGCGTGCCCGCTGGGTGCGGAGGTCCCGGCCACGGCGGTCTCCGCCCAGTGCCCGGAGTGCGCCCGGCTGGACCGCTCGCACTCCGTGGCCGCCGACACCGCCATGGACGACCCGCGCCCCTACGACGTCTATCTGGCCTGGTTCGGACCGGGAGTGATCAAGGTCGGCATCACGGCCGCGGAGCGCGAGGGTGTCCGGCTGCTGGAGCAGGCCGCGCTGTCGTACGCGCTGCTCGGGCGGGGTCCGCTGATGGCGGCACGCCGAGCGGAGGCCGTGCTGGGCGCGGCCCTCGACGTCCCGGACCGTTTCCCGTACGCGGCCAAGCGCGCCGCCCGGCACCCGCTGCCGCCCCAGGCGGCGCGGACCGCCGAGCTCGCCGCCTTGCACGAACGGGCCCGTGCGCTCGACGGGCTGCCCGACTCACTGGCCGTGCGGGAGTTCGCGCCGGTCCATCACGACGAGGCGTTCCACCTCGACCGGCTCCGCCCGGGTCACGGCTTCGTGGAGCTCTCACCCGGCCGCACGATATCGGGCCGGGTGACGGCCGTGGCCGGGCCGGACCTGTACCTCGACGCGACGGACGGGCGACCGCTGCTGGTCGACACTCGGCAGTTGGCGGGCTGGCCCCTCGCGGCGGCCGCGCCGGGGGCGGAGACGACGGCGACCGTACGCCCGCCGGAAGTGGCGGGCCCCGAGGCGCTGTTCTGA
- a CDS encoding maleylpyruvate isomerase family mycothiol-dependent enzyme: MDTSDLLATLDRDGQLLAEAAARAGLDASVPTCPEWRVRDLVTHTGAVHRWAARMVGESLTEPIGIPTAPEADGPELLAWFREGHRLLVKTLTAAEPGLQCWTFMPAPSPRAFWIRRQAHETAVHRVDAESALGDGSSSAGFSSAGFSALDAEFAADGVEELLMGFHGGERSRVRTDTSRTLRVRTTDSGAVWTVHLSDGPPRTERTAEGPVDCELAGPVSDLYLALWNRLPLDALGCTGDASLARLWRERSAIG; this comes from the coding sequence ATGGATACTTCTGATCTTCTCGCCACTCTCGACCGAGACGGACAACTGCTCGCGGAAGCCGCCGCGCGGGCCGGACTCGACGCCTCCGTGCCGACCTGTCCGGAGTGGCGGGTGCGCGATCTGGTGACCCACACCGGAGCCGTGCACCGGTGGGCGGCGCGGATGGTCGGAGAATCGCTCACCGAGCCGATCGGGATACCGACGGCCCCCGAGGCGGACGGGCCGGAGCTCCTCGCATGGTTCCGGGAAGGCCACCGCCTGCTGGTCAAGACGCTGACCGCCGCCGAGCCGGGGCTCCAGTGCTGGACCTTCATGCCGGCCCCCTCGCCCCGCGCCTTCTGGATCCGGCGCCAGGCCCACGAGACCGCGGTGCACCGCGTCGATGCCGAGTCCGCGCTCGGTGACGGATCCTCTTCCGCGGGTTTCTCCTCCGCAGGTTTCTCCGCCCTCGACGCCGAATTCGCCGCCGACGGCGTGGAGGAGCTGCTCATGGGGTTCCACGGCGGAGAGCGGAGCCGGGTGCGCACGGACACCTCTCGTACGCTGCGGGTACGGACCACGGACTCCGGCGCGGTATGGACGGTCCACCTCTCCGACGGGCCGCCGCGCACGGAGCGCACGGCGGAGGGCCCGGTGGACTGCGAGCTGGCGGGGCCGGTGTCCGACCTGTATCTGGCCCTGTGGAACCGGCTGCCCCTCGACGCGTTGGGGTGCACGGGCGACGCGTCGCTCGCACGGCTGTGGCGGGAGCGTTCGGCCATCGGCTGA